Genomic window (Ctenopharyngodon idella isolate HZGC_01 chromosome 20, HZGC01, whole genome shotgun sequence):
ACCAGGGAGTATAAAAAATCCCACCACATCCACAGTGGCAGACGTCTTGAACACTCCCAAAACAAATAACTCTGGACCAAGAGTTCCCGATACAACTACTGATTGTCGATTCAGTAGCTTGAAGGAAGATAAAAACTCTCCTTTAAAACATACAGACAAGCTAGAAAAACCACAGAATTGCACAAGCCGGGACAAAAATTGTAACTCGAAGGATAAGCATGTGTCACTAGAGTCTAAGAGAAAAGTGGATGGCAACTCAAGCAAGttagaaagaaatgaaaaagagCTTGCAAAAGATAGTTCTGTGTCTAGTGAAAACAGAAATCGGCAGCCTGAGGTTCCAGTCTTTCTTAAAACTTCAGAACAATCGAAAAGTCCTTCCTCTCTGTCACACAAAGCCTCACCATCTGTCAATTCCCAGCCATCCAAAAGTTCAGATAAGACAGCAGCAGATGTGGAGGCACAGAGTCAAGGGCACATGCATAATCAAAATGCAGACAAAACTAGCAGAGAAATGAAACACTCTGGCTTGAGACGTTCAGATTGTACTATGGTTGATGAAGAAAGCCATTCCCAAAACCACAAATGGAAGAAAAGAGATGCAAGTGGCCATGGAAGGAAAGAGGAGAAAAGTTCTAGTGCAGCGAGGGAGAGCAGCAGAACGGAAAGAAGTAGAGACCATAAGCAAAAGAGGCCAAAGGAGAGAGAAAGGAGTAAAAGAGATGAGGGTAACAATTGCAGTAGTAGTAGAGAAAGAAGCAGCAACAGGTCAGACAGTAGCAAAGAGTATGAGCGAAGGAGTACAAAGGAGATGGATAATAAAGATGAAGATAAAAGATCTAAGAAACAAGCTGATGCCTTAGACAGTAGGCAAGCTTTTTCTTCTCCTAGACGTGATTCTCAACGAAAGGATGTTTATAAGGGGAAATCATCAAGCAGAATCGATGAGCCATCATCAAAAAGCAAACGATCTCATTGCTATGATAAATCTAGAGCGACAGAGGATTTAAAATGCCCTGTCAAAAATAGAAGTTCTGAAAAGAATTGTTTTGAAGACAAGGGTATAGTCAaggacagagaaagaaaaagaggtgGACATTTGGAGGAGCATAGGTTACAGAAGCATGGAGAATCAAAAACTGTTCCTACCAAAGATGGCAGAAAGAACTCtcctaaaaaacacaaaaatgacagaaaaggtCAAGATGATAAGAatgagaaagacaaacatcttgaaTCTGTTCATGCTGAGTCACCATCAGTGGTAGCTGTCAGCATCAATCGCTGTCAAACATCTGAGGATAATAGTCCAGACAGAAAACTGAGTTTCATGGAGACATTGAACCTCACCCTATCGCCTCTTAAAAAGCAGAAGCAGTCCTCTGATACCACAGAAGCAGTTGGAGCATCATCTGAAGATGCCTCATCTCATGAGAGCAGATTATCCGACGCTGGGGAGGAATTCTATGTCATAGATGAATTGAAGAACAGCCAGCACAGTGATGAGGAAATGGAAAAGAACCCTGAGGCCACAACTGCAGGTGAAAAAGAAGACCTTACTAGTTCTTGCAAACAGTCTGGACAAGTTATTGATCTCTTCACAGCTGTAGCCTCTGAGAAGCCCTCAGCTGAACAAACCAATATGGAGGTACAAGAAGAGAATGCCACTGAAAGTCAAGAGGCTGTGGACAAAGTGTCATCCATTGTTAAAACCTCAGAGGAGAAAAAAGGCAAGACTTCAGATTCCAATGTGTTAGACAATGATTTGTCATCAAAATTAACTCTTACAAAAGAATCTCCAAATTGTGTCTGTGAGAACAGCACAGAAGACTCTCTGGGAATTATAGATAATGCTGTTGTCTCTAATACTTCGCTCTCTAAAACATCAGAAGTGGTCGTTTCAGATAATACTCCTGATTTAATAGTTGATGTTTGTCAGCAACAAGATCCTTCTGCCACTTTGTCTGAGGAGACTTCTCACATggaaatccagagaaatcttCAGGCCAAGTCTCAGGATTTACTACCTGCGTCAAATGGGATTTGTCAAGATGATGTATCATGCTCTGACAAAGCACAAAGTATTCCTAAGATTAATTCTTCTAGGAATTCTGTGAGTTCTGTCAACATGAAAGTTTCATCTAGTACAATTAATGCAGATCTAGATGACACAAGCAATGTTATTTGTGATGATGAACAAGTGAGTACTTCAAAACAGGACAATAAAATAGCAGGGGAAACATTTGAAAATTCTAAATCAATTAAAACACAGCACACATctgaaaatctgaaaatgcCTGAAAAATCCCATCAAAGTCTATTATGGAGTCAGAACACTATGGCTCCAAATGATAGCACCGCTGTTGGAGAGGATACAGTGTCATCTTTGCAACCTGGTTTCTTAGAGCCAGATTCCACAGAAAAAGAAGAACAGAACACAAAGTCATTGAACCCTGTTGTGTCTTGCCATGATGAAGACTCCATGATGCTTACCCTGAGGAACATCAGAGTTATTCCAGAGCCCATCAGCCCTCTCACAAGCCCAGTACGtcaggtgaaaaaagtacagCCTCAGCGTGCTGAGAAGCAACCACATGTCAAAAGTCTTACCAAAGgtaagtgttgttgtttttttgtttgtttttttgatagTAATGCTTTGTTTAATATTGAAAGTTTCCCATAATTGCCACTAGTTATCCCATGAACATTTGATTGAAACAGGTGTAGGTGTACAtcttattaatgttaatttctttatttcttttctagATCTCTCAACGGTAACAACTGGCAGTGATAAGGATGAAGTAAATATGGACATGAACAAGGAGAATAAGTCACCCGACTCTTCTGTCACAGCTTCCTCCAACAAAGGGACAAAGGATGCCCTCTCTGCTTGTGGAACTGAGGAAGATGAGCTGGAGGATGGTGAAATAGTGAGTGAGAGTGAAGAAGAGGGACCTCTGTTTATCCAGACTCCTCCAAGAGAAAGGGAAAAACCAACCTCAAAGACTCCAAGTCCAAAGCTACCTGCAGTTGGGAAAAGAGTGTCCCAAAAGAAATCTTGTGCCCCTTCTAAATATTCAGAGAAAAGCAAGTGTTCAAAGTCGTCTGTTTCTAATGACAGTCCCACCTCAAGTAAGAGACGCTTTAAAACTGTCAGCCCACCATTGAAATCAGCGGTCTATACGCTAGACGGATTTATGGACATGTTAGGATCTATTCGAGTTGAGTTGAGGAAAAAGTACATGAAGCTTCAGAAAAATGTCACTAAGACTGCATTCTGCTGTATAGTGGATATGTCTCATGCCTCTtttacagaatttattaatgCGGTTGATTTGGATAAATTGTGCTGCCAAGGTAATGACGTTAAAGTTAGACTTAATAAGATTATTTCATCAATCATGAGCAAGGTCACCAAGAATGGCATCGTCAATCGTATCTTTGAGCAGAGAGCTGGAGACCTCAAGCAGAAGTTGTGGACATTTGTGGATGGGCAGTTTGATTTCTTGTTCAAGGAACTGAAGACAGCACTCAAAAGTGAGTCTGAGCCGCCCAAGGATGCatcatatgaaaataaaaattcaaccCTTAAAAGAAAAGAGGTTGAAAGTGAGGTGGTAGATAAAGAACCTTTTAGCACACCTGGGCATCTTCACAGGGCCAAGAAGTCAAAAGTTGACACAGGAAGTTTTGTCAGAGAGGCCCTTCCAAATAATCTGCCTCGCAGGGGCCTTGGGAGCAGAGGTAAAAACATAAAAGCTGTCATGAATGAAGATGATCAGCCTGCAAAGGTGACGACATCACATCAGCTTCCTACTTCATCCTCTGAAAGGTCTTTCCAAGAAGGTACCTCAGAATCTGGCAATAGAATCTCTTCCTATGTCCGACGTCTCTCACATAATGGATCGATTCAGGATAAGTCGGACTTTGAAATTCTAACCGAGCAGCAGACTTCAAGCTTAACCTTCAACTTGGTCTCTGACTCTCAGATGGGAGAGATATTCAAGTGTCTTTTGCAAGGGTCTGATTTGCTTGAATCCAGTGTACCCGTTGGGGACAATACAAGTTGGCCACTGAGCACACCTCGAAAAGAAGGACTTCCAGGGGAGAGTTTGATTGGCATTATGACCCCTAACAAGACAACCCCATCAAAATTCATCACACCCTGGTCTTCCATTTCCCCCTACAAGTTTCCCTCAAACAGCAAAATGCTGGTAGACCCAGCAATTCTCGATGAAAGCTGCTTGTTAGAAGTTCCCTCTAATTCTGAACCATGCCAGCTTCAGACAACTGTAATCTCTCAGAGATCCTTCTCTATCTTGGCGGAAGATCTAGCCGTGTCCCTTACCATTCCCTCCCCATTAAAGTCCGATAGTCACTTGAGTTTCTTGCACCCTGGTACTGGACAGCCATTGTCTGCCCCAAACAGTGTCCTCAGTGCACATTATAGTGAAGACGCTCTTCTTGATGGAGAAGATGCCACTGAACAGGACATCCACCTTTCTCTGGACACCGACAACTCCAGTTGTGGGTCGAGTCCCAGCAGGACATGGGAGGGCTCCAATCCATCCAGTTTCCAATTCCAACCCAATTTACAAATGCAGGCTGTGGTAATGGAGAGGTCAAATGATCATTTTATTGTACGAATAAGACGAACATCTACTGGCCCGGTTGAAAGTAAACAAAATGAAGGGAAAGCAGTACCAGCATTAGCTGAATGTCCAGAGCCATCTCTTAAGCCTAATCTCGCTCTGACCCATGAAGACTTGGGTCCTGCACCTGGAGAGACATTGAACAAAAGCCCAACCAAGGTAAACGAGTCATATCACATAGGCAAAGATAAAACAATAGAATCTCAACCATCAAGCCAAAAATCCTCATCTGAAGGTGTTTGTGATGACAACTTGTCCTGCAACAATGCTGAGCCTGTTTCCATAGAAGCATGTGTTACTGCTCCTGAGGAAAGCACTGCAACAGAGACTGAAACATCAGAGATGATGTCAGGAAATGCAAGTAACACAATTCAAAGCCCAAAAGCACCAGAGTCTAAATCCCAGAGGGTGTCAAAGAAACGCAAGCAGCACCACTCTGAGGCAAAGGCAAAGCGCCCAAAGGTAGATAAATCTCAAGATAAACATTCCAAGTCCAGGCATAAGAAAAGGTCAAAATCCTCCAAAGAAAAAGGCTCAAAAAATGCAATACCCCAGGTGTCCCCTAGCAGCCTGTCTGCTAAGAATGTAATCCGGAAGAAAGGGGAAGTGGTGGTGACATGGACCAGGTGAGTTCAGTGTTATTCTGTGTGcataatgtgtgtttttgtacttAAGCTTTTTTTATTGGTTTCTTAAACTTATGTCTTTTGAAGGGATGAAGATCGCGATATACTCATCGAGCTTAAAATGAAGGGCACTTCACCTAAGACATTTGCTGCTCTGTCGAAAAGGTTGAAGAAGTCAACAGAGCAGGTACGCTTTGTTACTGTTCTCTAAAATATGACTTAGTTTACGACAAAGCAGTTAGCTTAACGATTGGTGTTCTTTGACAGATTGAGGAGCGATTCTCTCAATTGATGAAGCTATTcaagaagaaagagaaaatggAGAATTGATTGAATAAGAACGAGATTGAACAGACTTTGAAAAGAAGTCTTTGGAGATTTCAGTGTCTGCATCAGCATCCAACTGCAGAATTATAATACATTGAATATGAAAATCAGTGTATTTTATGTTCATCTGTTTGAAAAAGCACTTACAGTTGTAACTCGCCAAAAGATCTGCAGTAAATGGTATGATCGGTtttagagggtttttttttttttttttagattaccAACATCAGATTACCAACATTCATAATTACTGCAGAGCAGACACCAAACAGgcaacattttgaagaatatattAACTAGAGAAACTTTTGCAGTGTGGTCTCTGAAATGTACATTAATCTGTGTCAAGGACATAAAAAACTACTCAACAAAGTAGATAAATGATGCTTCATAGTATTTTCAGTGCATAAAGCCCTGTATGATGCCTTTAGAATTTacttgtttttcattattttggcAAGTTAGTCATTGCACAAAGTACTACAGTTGTCATGTTTTTATGCaattaaatgaacacaaaaagtattcaaaGGACATTAACTTGTATTACAAGTTGACTTTTCTGATATTTGCAATGCCTTTTAAACCTACCTCTGAActacaaatgcttttaaaatctttaaccTAAATGCTTATAGGCCTCAAGTTTTGatcacttcatttttttttttctgccctTTTGGTTACGTGAGTGAGGTTGGTGTCGGCGTAACATGGCTCTAAGTGTGGAGATGgaaaagattattatttttattttttcatgtttttgattgCAGTTGTCAGGATTTGAATGTGCAGTCTTTGTTACATTAGTCATCTTTAAagatttaatttgatattttcaTATAGATGACTTAGTAACATtgaaagtacttttttttttttgtagataaTGAATAAGGGGAATGTTTccttgtgtgtatatatttgtaaaGTTGAATTGAACAAAGATTTTTgtatgatcattttttttttttaaacaatttttattttttctcaaagAGAGAAACCTAGATATGGTAAAAATACCTTGTATGTTTGGAAataaattttgtaaatatttgtaagTTTGACAAATCTTTCAGTCTTTTGAAATAAATCTTATTTATGAAATCTTATGGCAAGTTCCTTATGAGATGAATATTTTGCTTTTTGTCAAACTGCATTCAAGACTTATCTAAACTTTTGGTTGTAAGATCTTATTTTGGATTAGTCAATTCGAAATTATATTTGCCATATCACAGGATTATACATACTGTCTGAAACCAATTtgatatacaaacccgattccaaaaaagttgggacactgtacaaattgtgaataaagaaatgcaatgatgtggaagtttcaaatttcaatattttattcagaatacaacatagatgacatatcaaatgtttaaactgagaaaatgtatcattttaagggaaaaataagttgattttaaatttcatggcatcaacacatctcaaaaaagttgggacaaggccatgtttaccactgtgtggcatcccctcttctttttataacagtgcaaatgtctggggactgaggagacaagttggtcaagtttaggaataggaatgttgtcccattcttgtctaatacaggcttctagttgctcaactgtcttaagtcttctttgttgcatcttcctctttatgatgcgccaaatgttttctatgggtgaaagatctggactgcaggctggccatttcagtatccggatccttcttctacgcagccatgatgttgtaattgatgcagtatgtggtctggcattgtcatgttggaaaatgcaaggtcttcccgtctggatgggagcatatattgttctagaacttggatatacctttcagcattgatggtgcctttccagatgtgtaagctgcccatgccacacgcactcatgcaaccccataccatcagagatgcaggcttctgaactgagcgctgataacaacttgggttgtccttgtcctctttagtccggatgacatggtgtcccagttttccaaaaagaacttcaagatcatgggcatccagtatggttttccggccttgacccttacgcacagagattgttccagattctctgaatctttggatgatattatgcactgtagatgacgataacttcaaactctttgcaatttttctctgagaaactcctttttGATATTgttccactatttttcgccgcagcattgggggaattggtgatcctctgcccatcttgacttgtgagagacactgccactctgagaggctctttttatacccaatcatgttgccaattgacctaataagttgcaaattggtcctccagctcttccttatatgtacatttaacttttccggcctcttattgctacctgtcccaacttttttggaatgtgtagctctcatgaaatccaaaatgagccaatatttggcatgacatttcaaaatgtctcactttcaacatttgatatgttatctatattctattgtgaataaaatataagtttatgagatttgtaaattattgcattccttttttattcacaatttgtacagtgtcccaaatttggaatcgggtttgtaaaatatcaaaacaatgGCAAACAAAAGATGTTTGGGTTTCTGTTAACCAACTGGtgtcaatgttatttttagttgaTGTATAAAGTCAGTCATATATCACCGTCATGTTTTGGCTTTCTATTGTAGCTTGTATCACAGGAGGTATAAATCCAGTGATTCATTGAACAATTCACAGCTCACTGACAATACTATGGTCCAGGCAGAAGTGAAATATTTAGGTCACAGTCTGGCAGCTGTTAACCTTACTTCACCTCTgaaatcagtgttgccaagtccacggttttcccgtggaattgggctacttttacactgtcgCCATGGGCTGAAGCGAAACACCCCACCCCCAACCCCGGACTTTATTTTTTACCCTTAAACCCCCACTGATTAGACGGGTTTTGTTAcacaaacctggcaaccctgtctGAAATCTAGATTTAACTTCTGTTCACACTGATGTAACCTAAATGACTTGATTGTACAAAATCTACATCAATTTACATCtagctaaaaatatttttgtacatacacactaaaatattttaaaataaaaacaaaaaaaaaaatatagaaggTAAATGTGAagataaatactgtaaatgagCTTCAACAGCAGGCTGTTATTAAATCTGAACTTTGCACATAGTGGAGTGTACGGTATGCAATTGTTAAACTCCACAGTTAATTACATATCTATCTGCACTAAGCTATTAACAGCTGGTTTATATTCTTGAAGGCGGTTTTCAGCTTCTCTCTTGTTACATCACCCTCAGACTAGCCAAAAATAGCCCTTCAAGCATTTGACTATAAAATCGGACATGACACATTGATCATCATGTCTCGCCTAGATACAAGTACTATATGTTCAGAGTGGAATTCTGGCTTACTGCTTACTCAGTACTGCACAGTACACACTGTACATGCTATTTTCAAGAATTAATGAAACAGTATGTGTCATGCAACAGTAATTTTTCAAGAAGCAGTATGCTAAATTGTTGTCAAATGACCTCATCACAATGTGCGTGTGCaattttgcacatttaatgtagcgtaaaaatatcttttttaaatattttggaaATCAGATGAAATGAGTCaatataaaaatgctaaaaattgCAGCTATAATTATTTCCAGTTCACTTGTCACACTAGAAATGGAATGTCGAGTCAAACacattgcattatgggatacAGTATTCCATGTTTTTATGCATGCAGTACATTTTGGACTTAGTAATCCATCTTTGCGCTGTGCATGTTGAAAATTTGCATACTGGTTGCTGTGTACGTACtttatactataatagtatgcTATTCCAAACACAGACAGTATTTTAAGTGCATATATTGCATTAAGACAATGTTGGGTGTGTTCAAATACAGTTCATTATTAATTACATGAGCATAAACACTTTGGCACATTTCCACACAGGTCATGGGGTATTTTGGAATTGTATGTTCCCCCTGACCTGCCCTCAACAGTTGTGATGCAATTTAGCCCCCTCAGGGTACCGTCCAGCCTACAGATCGATAACAGCATTGTATGAGTTCAATGCACAGAGAAACTGGACTTCATTCAACAAAGCGATGTCCACAGAGGAGTACAAATTACTCCCACGAGGATGAAAGGATACTGGAGTTGTATGATATTGTTTTTAGTGTGATGAATTGATGAAGCAAGTGTTCTGTGAATACcactaaaatgtaagtttttcattttttatgggTGTAATTAATGTAACCTTTtttgtctatttatctatctatctatctatctatcttttaaatatataaatcataaacaatATTTTGCCCTAGCAATTTATAACCTTCACTCTTTCAGTTTTAGGCCATGTAAAAATGGGAGATTGGAACTTGCTAGGGAGTATCTTGGAGGAGGTTCACATTCACTCCACCATTGTGGGCAAAATCTGGCTCACCATTCTTTTTATTTTCCGTATGCTTGTGCTTGGGGTTGCTGCAGAAGACGTGTGGGACGATGAGCAAAGTGAGTTTGTGTGCAACACAGAGCAGCCTGGATGCAAGACTGTCTGCTACGACCAGGCGTTCCCCATATCTCTCATCAGATACTGGGTCTTACAGATCATCTTTGTCTCCTCACCATCTTTGGTGTACATGGGCCATGCACTCTACCGGCTCCGAACGCTGGAGAAGGAGCGCCACAAGAAGAAAGCTCAGCTGAAAGTGGAGCTGGAGGAGACGGAGGCTTTGGAGGATCACAAAAGGATAGAGAAGGAGCTTAAGAAGCTGGATGAGCAGAAGAAAGTGAGGAAGGCCCCTCTGAGGGGTTCCTTGCTGCGCACATACGTGTTGCATATCTTAACCAGGTCAGTGGTCGAGGTGGGATTCATAGTGGGGCAGTACGTGCTTTATGGTATCGGACTGGCGCCATTATACAAGTGTGAGCGTGACCCCTGCCCCAACAGTGTGGACTGCTTCGTTTCACGGCCGACGGAGAAGAGCATCTTCATGATTTTCATGCTGGTCATTGCAGGGGTGTCCCTGTTCCTCAATCTCCTAGAGATATTCCATCTTGGTGTGAGAAAGATCAAGCAGACCATCTATGGATCCAAGTACAATGGAGATGAAGATAGCATTTGCAGGTCAAAGAAAAACTCCATGGTCCAACAAGTATGCATCCTTACCAATTCCTCACCTCAAAAACATATGCATTTGACGCACACTTCCCTCGCAGTGATGCC
Coding sequences:
- the casp8ap2 gene encoding CASP8-associated protein 2, with protein sequence MDLMDELCGDLIDKPSGTSLHYNEDSVDIYSGLENSPKGDGHQGEVNPFVSPRTMESMDIYEEIIREEQEEKEATYKELKEKFDDAQKQVKELLSKLQLLQTKNSSLSSENLLLKKNICSLIKTARMEIVRKDEEISRLSNRSGRGSYGQNFRRSQLESGPANTRHSLNNPTSSVLGSQGARQDNTMNEVNQHKGRNTESDHCVYLPTAPTAAPQPFEVLQRCPRTDLESPLNCQNKSAAKPDDETLNVQPEQDCRPHRTPGSIKNPTTSTVADVLNTPKTNNSGPRVPDTTTDCRFSSLKEDKNSPLKHTDKLEKPQNCTSRDKNCNSKDKHVSLESKRKVDGNSSKLERNEKELAKDSSVSSENRNRQPEVPVFLKTSEQSKSPSSLSHKASPSVNSQPSKSSDKTAADVEAQSQGHMHNQNADKTSREMKHSGLRRSDCTMVDEESHSQNHKWKKRDASGHGRKEEKSSSAARESSRTERSRDHKQKRPKERERSKRDEGNNCSSSRERSSNRSDSSKEYERRSTKEMDNKDEDKRSKKQADALDSRQAFSSPRRDSQRKDVYKGKSSSRIDEPSSKSKRSHCYDKSRATEDLKCPVKNRSSEKNCFEDKGIVKDRERKRGGHLEEHRLQKHGESKTVPTKDGRKNSPKKHKNDRKGQDDKNEKDKHLESVHAESPSVVAVSINRCQTSEDNSPDRKLSFMETLNLTLSPLKKQKQSSDTTEAVGASSEDASSHESRLSDAGEEFYVIDELKNSQHSDEEMEKNPEATTAGEKEDLTSSCKQSGQVIDLFTAVASEKPSAEQTNMEVQEENATESQEAVDKVSSIVKTSEEKKGKTSDSNVLDNDLSSKLTLTKESPNCVCENSTEDSLGIIDNAVVSNTSLSKTSEVVVSDNTPDLIVDVCQQQDPSATLSEETSHMEIQRNLQAKSQDLLPASNGICQDDVSCSDKAQSIPKINSSRNSVSSVNMKVSSSTINADLDDTSNVICDDEQVSTSKQDNKIAGETFENSKSIKTQHTSENLKMPEKSHQSLLWSQNTMAPNDSTAVGEDTVSSLQPGFLEPDSTEKEEQNTKSLNPVVSCHDEDSMMLTLRNIRVIPEPISPLTSPVRQVKKVQPQRAEKQPHVKSLTKDLSTVTTGSDKDEVNMDMNKENKSPDSSVTASSNKGTKDALSACGTEEDELEDGEIVSESEEEGPLFIQTPPREREKPTSKTPSPKLPAVGKRVSQKKSCAPSKYSEKSKCSKSSVSNDSPTSSKRRFKTVSPPLKSAVYTLDGFMDMLGSIRVELRKKYMKLQKNVTKTAFCCIVDMSHASFTEFINAVDLDKLCCQGNDVKVRLNKIISSIMSKVTKNGIVNRIFEQRAGDLKQKLWTFVDGQFDFLFKELKTALKSESEPPKDASYENKNSTLKRKEVESEVVDKEPFSTPGHLHRAKKSKVDTGSFVREALPNNLPRRGLGSRGKNIKAVMNEDDQPAKVTTSHQLPTSSSERSFQEGTSESGNRISSYVRRLSHNGSIQDKSDFEILTEQQTSSLTFNLVSDSQMGEIFKCLLQGSDLLESSVPVGDNTSWPLSTPRKEGLPGESLIGIMTPNKTTPSKFITPWSSISPYKFPSNSKMLVDPAILDESCLLEVPSNSEPCQLQTTVISQRSFSILAEDLAVSLTIPSPLKSDSHLSFLHPGTGQPLSAPNSVLSAHYSEDALLDGEDATEQDIHLSLDTDNSSCGSSPSRTWEGSNPSSFQFQPNLQMQAVVMERSNDHFIVRIRRTSTGPVESKQNEGKAVPALAECPEPSLKPNLALTHEDLGPAPGETLNKSPTKVNESYHIGKDKTIESQPSSQKSSSEGVCDDNLSCNNAEPVSIEACVTAPEESTATETETSEMMSGNASNTIQSPKAPESKSQRVSKKRKQHHSEAKAKRPKVDKSQDKHSKSRHKKRSKSSKEKGSKNAIPQVSPSSLSAKNVIRKKGEVVVTWTRDEDRDILIELKMKGTSPKTFAALSKRLKKSTEQIEERFSQLMKLFKKKEKMEN
- the gja10b gene encoding gap junction protein alpha 10 b, giving the protein MGDWNLLGSILEEVHIHSTIVGKIWLTILFIFRMLVLGVAAEDVWDDEQSEFVCNTEQPGCKTVCYDQAFPISLIRYWVLQIIFVSSPSLVYMGHALYRLRTLEKERHKKKAQLKVELEETEALEDHKRIEKELKKLDEQKKVRKAPLRGSLLRTYVLHILTRSVVEVGFIVGQYVLYGIGLAPLYKCERDPCPNSVDCFVSRPTEKSIFMIFMLVIAGVSLFLNLLEIFHLGVRKIKQTIYGSKYNGDEDSICRSKKNSMVQQVCILTNSSPQKHMHLTHTSLAVMPDGQMASLPLYMPMAGPPPSHEMPKGDPNGSEQPPRENRLPSQPEFQALQQLGATERRSTLDSRLHSCSSEESGPKGSGPPRNVGEQPRASLRASHIEIPAALRKQSRVSQCKDFSEESDSPDSGNYPTARKASFMSRGLSESPSDSPDSKSGSDTEANRIAQGESPAMTPPPATGRRMSMSMILELSSIMKK